A genomic segment from Triplophysa dalaica isolate WHDGS20190420 chromosome 22, ASM1584641v1, whole genome shotgun sequence encodes:
- the wrn gene encoding bifunctional 3'-5' exonuclease/ATP-dependent helicase WRN isoform X4 codes for MTDRNLPAWMNYKSHEDKPTLGAYKKNVLEDSLPYLEFSGTVVYSQEKNDCSFLSEDFRSCLSCDSVVGFDVEWPPSYTKGKSKKVAVVQLCASEEKCYLFHISSMSGFPPGLKAFLEDESIVKVGVGIQGDKWKLLSDYEIKVKSVLELSDLANNTLRCTEKWSLDGLVKHLLKNQLYKDKQVRCSQWDDFSLTEEQKRYAATDAYAGFLIYNKLHVMMESERRISSAVDLKQRVYQMSGDLRDLADGCPEDVSCSSRAVKLLDDLAHTLQSLRSCLLKSDRAADDTRTAEDTGQKSDTHCVMSEDERQMLEIQARQEQMDEECILAFQTQEQSAQNETDEDLDDEMMKCAEHVEKENHGHKQSAAEDEDEDVEEDEEEVFDSDIPQADQIKCLKMYFGHHNFKPVQWKVIRSVLEDRRDNLVVMATGYGKSLCFQFPPVYCQNISVVISPLIALMEDQVLHLQMSNIPACFLGSAQTRNLSEDVKRGQFRVVYMTPEFCSGNIPLLAQLNRTIGLSLIAVDEAHCISQWGHDFRSAYRDLGKLKTNLPEVPILALTATASPSIRDEIVKSLHLVNPIMTCTSFDRPNLYLDVSRKSADVIQDLKQFLIKKKGGGLELEGSAIVYCPSKKEAERVTAALCKLDVSCGLYHAGLSIKQRRETHHQFMRDEIQCVVATVAFGMGINKSDIRKVIHYGAPKEMESYYQEIGRAGRDGLPSSCHVLWTSADMALNRFILNQSRSEHFREYKISMMAKMEKYLNSAKCRRKLILSHFEDKRLRKVTSGILGSDQCCDNCRSGVKEGDADGLQQDFGLCSYQLMKAIRIMEERFGITAPILFLRGSNSQRVPDRYRKHSHFGIGKDFSECWWKALGRELIVEQYLTEATGHNKFATLCKLTAKGRSWLNDADNETHRKLLLQPNRDLYIRVSVPRRTSHVAPEESYTSSKQSDFTQRSKVSSGVDSRHMIEKVGVSCRSSVRQSSSSHTPVVKTQTPAVSPREIQLQSDLYCKLVCERQKLASLKNIPPALLATNKILLDMAKLRPCTVSSLKQLDGVSEAKASMLTPLIDIINTFCPSHTLLADVSSSSVADVQSESSRDCVCPSLPDSVSVTYRLFQTEHKTLRQVADVRSVPVAVVESHLLQAQKMNCPIDTERAGLSPSIYNTIINIITSPPLSSDMSDFKAIRSHVSDDISNFLLRLALCKLQREGLASVRQEISWIEPLEKSSRACDGVMQASDVMDQSEDELFIDVPMPQEDLGSASDGRLKSCDVTLHSSGMNLTSWNQDNLDQDTQELFSDSPAETVSQPAKRKLPDWTEGPNTSLTAAAVKKSKKKKGLFN; via the exons ATGACTGACAGAAATCTGCCAGCATGGATGAACTATAAATCCCATGAGGACAAACCC ACATTAGGAGCATATAAGAAGAATGTTCTGGAAGATTCTCTTCCTTACCTGGAGTTTAGTGGAACGGTCGTGTACAGCCAGGAAAAAAACGACTGCTCATTTCTGTCAGAAGATTTCAG aTCATGTTTGTCGTGTGATTCAGTGGTGGGCTTTGATGTGGAATGGCCGCCCAGTTACACTAAAGGAAAGTCAAAGAAGGTGGCTGTGGTTCAGTTGTGTGCGTCAGAGGAGAAATGTTATCTGTTCCACATCTCCTCCATGTCAG GCTTTCCTCCCGGCCTGAAGGCCTTTCTTGAAGATGAGAGCATCGTGAAGGTCGGCGTGGGAATCCAGGGAGACAAGTGGAAGTTATTATCTGATTATGAAATTAAAGTGAAGAGTGTGCTGGAGCTTTCTGATCTGGCCAACAATACT ttgagaTGCACTGAGAAATGGAGTCTGGATGGGTTGGTGAAGCACTTGTTGAAGAATCAGCTTTATAAAGACAAGCAGGTGCGCTGCAGTCAGTGGGACGACTTCAGTCTGACAGAAGAACAGAAGAGATACGCCGCCACAGACGCTTAC GCTGGATTCCTCATTTATAACAAACTACACGTCATGATGGAGTCTG AGCGCAGGATTTCTTCAGCCGTGGATCTCAAGCAGAGAGTTTATCAGATGTCTGGTGATCTGCGGGATCTGGCCGATGGATGTCCTGAGGACGTGAGCTGCTCGAGCAG GGCTGTGAAGCTGTTGGATGATCTCGCTCACACTCTTCAGTCTCTGAGATCATGTTTGTTAAAGAGCGACAGAGCGGCCGATGACACACGGACAGCAGAAGACACGGGTCAGAAGTCTGACACACACTGTGTGATGTCTGAGGATGAGCGTCAGATGCTGGAGATACAGGCCAGACAGGAGCAGATGGACGAGGAGTGTATTTTAGCTTTCCAG ACTCAAGAGCAGTCGGCCCAGAATGAGACTGATGAAGATTTGGATGATGAAATGATGAag TGTGCTGAACATGTGGAGAAAGAGAACCACGGACACAAACAGTCTGCTGCTgaagatgaggatgaggatgtTGAAGAAGATGAGGAGGAGGTGTTTG ATTCAGACATCCCACAGGCCGATCAGATCAAATGTCTGAAAATGTACTTTGGCCATCATAACTTCAAACC GGTTCAGTGGAAAGTGATTCGGTCTGTTCTTGAGGACAGGAGGGATAATCTTGTTGTCATGGCAACTG gtTATGGGAagagtttgtgttttcagtttcCTCCTGTGTACTGTCAGAACATCAGTGTGGTGATCTCTCCTCTCATCGCTCTCATGGAGGATCAGGTGCTTCACTTACA aatgTCAAACATTCCCGCTTGTTTTCTTGGATCCGCTCAGACCAGAAATCTGTCTGAagatgtgaagag GGGTCAGTTCAGAGTGGTGTACATGACACCTGAGTTTTGCTCTGGAAACATTCCTCTGCTCGCTCAGCTCAACCGCACCATCG gtttaTCTCTGATCGCTGTGGACGAGGCTCATTGTATCTCTCAGTGGGGTCATGACTTCAGAAGTGCGTATCGTGACCTTGGCAAACTCAAGACAAATCTCCCAGAG gttccTATTTTGGCTCTGACAGCCACCGCGAGTCCATCTATCCGTGATGAGATCGTGAAGAGTCTTCACCTGGTCAATCCCATCATGACCTGCACCTCGTTTGATCGGCCCAACCTCTATCTGGACGTCAGTCGCAAAAGTGCTGATGTTATTCAGGATCTCAAACAGTTTCTCATTAAAAAGAAAGG ggGGGGTTTGGAGCTGGAGGGCTCTGCCATTGTGTACTGTCCGTCGAAGAAAGAGGCGGAGCGTGTGACGGCGGCGCTGTGTAAGCTGGACGTCTCGTGTGGACTTTATCACGCTGGTCTGAGCATCAAACAGAGAAGAGAAACTCACCATCAGTTCATGAGAGACGAGATTCAG TGCGTGGTGGCCACAGTGGCGTTTGGGATGGGCATCAACAAATCTGACATCAGGAAGGTGATTCATTACGGAGCTCCTAAAGAGATGGAGTCATATTATCAGGAGATCGGGAGAGCCGGTCGAGACGGTCTGCCCAGCTCATGTCACGTCTTATGGACGTCTGCAGACATGGCACTGAACCG ATTCATTCTCAACCAGTCCAGAAGTGAACACTTCAGAGAATATAAAATCAGCATGATGGCCAAAATGGAGAAATATCTTAATTCAGCCAAATGCAGACGAAA GTtgattttgtctcattttgaaGACAAGCGTCTGAGAAAGGTGACGTCTGGCATTCTGGGTAGTGATCAGTGTTGTGATAACTGCAGGTCGGG TGTGAAGGAGGGTGATGCAGACGGGCTCCAGCAGGACTTCGGCTTGTGTTCGTATCAGCTGATGAAGGCCATCAGGATCATGGAGGAGAGGTTTGGCATCACAGCGCCCATTCTCTTCCTGCGGGGCTCA AACTCTCAGCGTGTACCCGATCGCTATCGTAAACATTCACATTTTGGCATTGGTAAGGACTTCTCGGAGTGTTGGTGGAAAGCTCTCGGGCGAGAACTCATAGTTGAACAATATCTGACGGAAGCTACGGGTCACAACAAATTCGCCACCCTCTGTAAACTCACAGCAAAG GGCAGATCGTGGCTGAATGACGCTGACAATGAGACACACAGAAAACTTCTGCTGCAACCCAACAGAGATCTGTACATCAGAGTGTCTGTACCACG CAGGACGTCACATGTGGCGCCGGAGGAGTCTTACACTTCCAGTAAACAGTCAGATTTCACACAG aggtcaaaggtcagttCTGGGGTGGACAGCCGTCACATGATAGAGAAAGTGGGCGTATCCTGCAG ATCATCAGTGAGACAGTCATCATCATCTCACACTCCTGTTGTTAAAACTCAAACACCAGCTGTGTCTCCCAGAGAAATACaactacag tcGGATCTGTACTGTAAGCTGGTGTGTGAGCGTCAGAAGTTAGCCAGTCTTAAAAACATCCCACCAGCTCTACTGGCCACCAATAAGATCCTGCTGGACATGGCCAAACTAAG GCCGTGTACAGTCAGCAGCTTAAAACAGCTGGATGGAGTTTCAGAAGCTAAAGCGTCCATGCTGACTCCTCTGATTGACATCATCAACACTTTCTGTCCCTCACACACATTACTG gcGGATGTGTCCAGCAGTTCTGTTGCAGACGTCCAGTCAGAGTCCAGCCGTGACTGTGTGTGTCCGTCCCTACCCGACAGCGTTTCGGTCACATACAGACTCTTTCAGACGGAGCACAAGACTCTG agGCAGGTGGCAGACGTTCGCTCTGTGCCTGTGGCTGTGGTGGAGTCTCATCTGTTACAGGCTCAGAAGATGAACTGTCCCATCGACACAGAGAGAGCTGGACTCTCACCATCCATCTACAACACCATCATAAACATCATCACATCTCCTCCTCTCAGCTcag ACATGAGTGATTTCAAAGCCATCAGGAGTCATGTTTCTGATGACATCAGCAACTTTCTGCTGAGACTGGCGCTGTGTAAACTCCAGAGAGAAGGTTTAGCATCTGTACGTCAGGAGATCAGCTGGATCGAGCCGCTG GAGAAAAGCAGCCGTGCATGTGATGGTGTGATGCAGGCGTCAGATGTCATGGATCAGAGTGAAGATGAGCTCTTTATTGATGTTCCAATGCCACAG GAGGATCTGGGCTCCGCCTCTGACGGGCGGCTCAAGTCATGTGACGTGACTCTTCACAGCAGCGGTATGAATTTAACCTCCTGGAATCAGGACAACCTGGATCAAGACACGCAGGAACTCTTCAGTGATTCACCTGCTGAG ACGGTGAGTCAGCCAGCCAAGAGAAAACTGCCGGACTGGACAGAAGGACCAAACACTTCTCTAACCGCTGCTGCtgtaaagaaaagcaaaaagaaGAAAGGACTTTTCAATTGA
- the wrn gene encoding bifunctional 3'-5' exonuclease/ATP-dependent helicase WRN isoform X2, with product MTDRNLPAWMNYKSHEDKPTLGAYKKNVLEDSLPYLEFSGTVVYSQEKNDCSFLSEDFRSCLSCDSVVGFDVEWPPSYTKGKSKKVAVVQLCASEEKCYLFHISSMSGFPPGLKAFLEDESIVKVGVGIQGDKWKLLSDYEIKVKSVLELSDLANNTLRCTEKWSLDGLVKHLLKNQLYKDKQVRCSQWDDFSLTEEQKRYAATDAYAGFLIYNKLHVMMESERRISSAVDLKQRVYQMSGDLRDLADGCPEDVSCSSRAVKLLDDLAHTLQSLRSCLLKSDRAADDTRTAEDTGQKSDTHCVMSEDERQMLEIQARQEQMDEECILAFQTQEQSAQNETDEDLDDEMMKCAEHVEKENHGHKQSAAEDEDEDVEEDEEEVFDSDIPQADQIKCLKMYFGHHNFKPVQWKVIRSVLEDRRDNLVVMATGYGKSLCFQFPPVYCQNISVVISPLIALMEDQVLHLQMSNIPACFLGSAQTRNLSEDVKRGQFRVVYMTPEFCSGNIPLLAQLNRTIGLSLIAVDEAHCISQWGHDFRSAYRDLGKLKTNLPEVPILALTATASPSIRDEIVKSLHLVNPIMTCTSFDRPNLYLDVSRKSADVIQDLKQFLIKKKGGGLELEGSAIVYCPSKKEAERVTAALCKLDVSCGLYHAGLSIKQRRETHHQFMRDEIQCVVATVAFGMGINKSDIRKVIHYGAPKEMESYYQEIGRAGRDGLPSSCHVLWTSADMALNRFILNQSRSEHFREYKISMMAKMEKYLNSAKCRRKLILSHFEDKRLRKVTSGILGSDQCCDNCRSGVKEGDADGLQQDFGLCSYQLMKAIRIMEERFGITAPILFLRGSNSQRVPDRYRKHSHFGIGKDFSECWWKALGRELIVEQYLTEATGHNKFATLCKLTAKGRSWLNDADNETHRKLLLQPNRDLYIRVSVPRTSHVAPEESYTSSKQSDFTQRSKVSSGVDSRHMIEKVGVSCRSSVRQSSSSHTPVVKTQTPAVSPREIQLQSDLYCKLVCERQKLASLKNIPPALLATNKILLDMAKLRPCTVSSLKQLDGVSEAKASMLTPLIDIINTFCPSHTLLADVSSSSVADVQSESSRDCVCPSLPDSVSVTYRLFQTEHKTLRQVADVRSVPVAVVESHLLQAQKMNCPIDTERAGLSPSIYNTIINIITSPPLSSDMSDFKAIRSHVSDDISNFLLRLALCKLQREGLASVRQEISWIEPLEKSSRACDGVMQASDVMDQSEDELFIDVPMPQEDLGSASDGRLKSCDVTLHSSGMNLTSWNQDNLDQDTQELFSDSPAETFREEKPITFKTVSQPAKRKLPDWTEGPNTSLTAAAVKKSKKKKGLFN from the exons ATGACTGACAGAAATCTGCCAGCATGGATGAACTATAAATCCCATGAGGACAAACCC ACATTAGGAGCATATAAGAAGAATGTTCTGGAAGATTCTCTTCCTTACCTGGAGTTTAGTGGAACGGTCGTGTACAGCCAGGAAAAAAACGACTGCTCATTTCTGTCAGAAGATTTCAG aTCATGTTTGTCGTGTGATTCAGTGGTGGGCTTTGATGTGGAATGGCCGCCCAGTTACACTAAAGGAAAGTCAAAGAAGGTGGCTGTGGTTCAGTTGTGTGCGTCAGAGGAGAAATGTTATCTGTTCCACATCTCCTCCATGTCAG GCTTTCCTCCCGGCCTGAAGGCCTTTCTTGAAGATGAGAGCATCGTGAAGGTCGGCGTGGGAATCCAGGGAGACAAGTGGAAGTTATTATCTGATTATGAAATTAAAGTGAAGAGTGTGCTGGAGCTTTCTGATCTGGCCAACAATACT ttgagaTGCACTGAGAAATGGAGTCTGGATGGGTTGGTGAAGCACTTGTTGAAGAATCAGCTTTATAAAGACAAGCAGGTGCGCTGCAGTCAGTGGGACGACTTCAGTCTGACAGAAGAACAGAAGAGATACGCCGCCACAGACGCTTAC GCTGGATTCCTCATTTATAACAAACTACACGTCATGATGGAGTCTG AGCGCAGGATTTCTTCAGCCGTGGATCTCAAGCAGAGAGTTTATCAGATGTCTGGTGATCTGCGGGATCTGGCCGATGGATGTCCTGAGGACGTGAGCTGCTCGAGCAG GGCTGTGAAGCTGTTGGATGATCTCGCTCACACTCTTCAGTCTCTGAGATCATGTTTGTTAAAGAGCGACAGAGCGGCCGATGACACACGGACAGCAGAAGACACGGGTCAGAAGTCTGACACACACTGTGTGATGTCTGAGGATGAGCGTCAGATGCTGGAGATACAGGCCAGACAGGAGCAGATGGACGAGGAGTGTATTTTAGCTTTCCAG ACTCAAGAGCAGTCGGCCCAGAATGAGACTGATGAAGATTTGGATGATGAAATGATGAag TGTGCTGAACATGTGGAGAAAGAGAACCACGGACACAAACAGTCTGCTGCTgaagatgaggatgaggatgtTGAAGAAGATGAGGAGGAGGTGTTTG ATTCAGACATCCCACAGGCCGATCAGATCAAATGTCTGAAAATGTACTTTGGCCATCATAACTTCAAACC GGTTCAGTGGAAAGTGATTCGGTCTGTTCTTGAGGACAGGAGGGATAATCTTGTTGTCATGGCAACTG gtTATGGGAagagtttgtgttttcagtttcCTCCTGTGTACTGTCAGAACATCAGTGTGGTGATCTCTCCTCTCATCGCTCTCATGGAGGATCAGGTGCTTCACTTACA aatgTCAAACATTCCCGCTTGTTTTCTTGGATCCGCTCAGACCAGAAATCTGTCTGAagatgtgaagag GGGTCAGTTCAGAGTGGTGTACATGACACCTGAGTTTTGCTCTGGAAACATTCCTCTGCTCGCTCAGCTCAACCGCACCATCG gtttaTCTCTGATCGCTGTGGACGAGGCTCATTGTATCTCTCAGTGGGGTCATGACTTCAGAAGTGCGTATCGTGACCTTGGCAAACTCAAGACAAATCTCCCAGAG gttccTATTTTGGCTCTGACAGCCACCGCGAGTCCATCTATCCGTGATGAGATCGTGAAGAGTCTTCACCTGGTCAATCCCATCATGACCTGCACCTCGTTTGATCGGCCCAACCTCTATCTGGACGTCAGTCGCAAAAGTGCTGATGTTATTCAGGATCTCAAACAGTTTCTCATTAAAAAGAAAGG ggGGGGTTTGGAGCTGGAGGGCTCTGCCATTGTGTACTGTCCGTCGAAGAAAGAGGCGGAGCGTGTGACGGCGGCGCTGTGTAAGCTGGACGTCTCGTGTGGACTTTATCACGCTGGTCTGAGCATCAAACAGAGAAGAGAAACTCACCATCAGTTCATGAGAGACGAGATTCAG TGCGTGGTGGCCACAGTGGCGTTTGGGATGGGCATCAACAAATCTGACATCAGGAAGGTGATTCATTACGGAGCTCCTAAAGAGATGGAGTCATATTATCAGGAGATCGGGAGAGCCGGTCGAGACGGTCTGCCCAGCTCATGTCACGTCTTATGGACGTCTGCAGACATGGCACTGAACCG ATTCATTCTCAACCAGTCCAGAAGTGAACACTTCAGAGAATATAAAATCAGCATGATGGCCAAAATGGAGAAATATCTTAATTCAGCCAAATGCAGACGAAA GTtgattttgtctcattttgaaGACAAGCGTCTGAGAAAGGTGACGTCTGGCATTCTGGGTAGTGATCAGTGTTGTGATAACTGCAGGTCGGG TGTGAAGGAGGGTGATGCAGACGGGCTCCAGCAGGACTTCGGCTTGTGTTCGTATCAGCTGATGAAGGCCATCAGGATCATGGAGGAGAGGTTTGGCATCACAGCGCCCATTCTCTTCCTGCGGGGCTCA AACTCTCAGCGTGTACCCGATCGCTATCGTAAACATTCACATTTTGGCATTGGTAAGGACTTCTCGGAGTGTTGGTGGAAAGCTCTCGGGCGAGAACTCATAGTTGAACAATATCTGACGGAAGCTACGGGTCACAACAAATTCGCCACCCTCTGTAAACTCACAGCAAAG GGCAGATCGTGGCTGAATGACGCTGACAATGAGACACACAGAAAACTTCTGCTGCAACCCAACAGAGATCTGTACATCAGAGTGTCTGTACCACG GACGTCACATGTGGCGCCGGAGGAGTCTTACACTTCCAGTAAACAGTCAGATTTCACACAG aggtcaaaggtcagttCTGGGGTGGACAGCCGTCACATGATAGAGAAAGTGGGCGTATCCTGCAG ATCATCAGTGAGACAGTCATCATCATCTCACACTCCTGTTGTTAAAACTCAAACACCAGCTGTGTCTCCCAGAGAAATACaactacag tcGGATCTGTACTGTAAGCTGGTGTGTGAGCGTCAGAAGTTAGCCAGTCTTAAAAACATCCCACCAGCTCTACTGGCCACCAATAAGATCCTGCTGGACATGGCCAAACTAAG GCCGTGTACAGTCAGCAGCTTAAAACAGCTGGATGGAGTTTCAGAAGCTAAAGCGTCCATGCTGACTCCTCTGATTGACATCATCAACACTTTCTGTCCCTCACACACATTACTG gcGGATGTGTCCAGCAGTTCTGTTGCAGACGTCCAGTCAGAGTCCAGCCGTGACTGTGTGTGTCCGTCCCTACCCGACAGCGTTTCGGTCACATACAGACTCTTTCAGACGGAGCACAAGACTCTG agGCAGGTGGCAGACGTTCGCTCTGTGCCTGTGGCTGTGGTGGAGTCTCATCTGTTACAGGCTCAGAAGATGAACTGTCCCATCGACACAGAGAGAGCTGGACTCTCACCATCCATCTACAACACCATCATAAACATCATCACATCTCCTCCTCTCAGCTcag ACATGAGTGATTTCAAAGCCATCAGGAGTCATGTTTCTGATGACATCAGCAACTTTCTGCTGAGACTGGCGCTGTGTAAACTCCAGAGAGAAGGTTTAGCATCTGTACGTCAGGAGATCAGCTGGATCGAGCCGCTG GAGAAAAGCAGCCGTGCATGTGATGGTGTGATGCAGGCGTCAGATGTCATGGATCAGAGTGAAGATGAGCTCTTTATTGATGTTCCAATGCCACAG GAGGATCTGGGCTCCGCCTCTGACGGGCGGCTCAAGTCATGTGACGTGACTCTTCACAGCAGCGGTATGAATTTAACCTCCTGGAATCAGGACAACCTGGATCAAGACACGCAGGAACTCTTCAGTGATTCACCTGCTGAG accttccgcgaggaaaagccgattacttttaag ACGGTGAGTCAGCCAGCCAAGAGAAAACTGCCGGACTGGACAGAAGGACCAAACACTTCTCTAACCGCTGCTGCtgtaaagaaaagcaaaaagaaGAAAGGACTTTTCAATTGA